The Topomyia yanbarensis strain Yona2022 chromosome 3, ASM3024719v1, whole genome shotgun sequence nucleotide sequence gaaacaaaaaaaaccctAACAGctccaaaaactgaaaaaagaaGAGGAAAACCAAAAATTGCACTTGCAAAAAGTTTGAAGTTTAGAGTAAACCACTAAGCACAAGTTTGCAGAATgaacaattaaaaatataataaatagaaAACGAACATGGGTTTTAAATAATTCCGATAAAAGAACAAAGGACGATGCTACCTTTTATGCAGCACCGTTGCACTATCAGCATCTCCAATCAAATGTGCCGTATGAAGAGCTGAGTAATTGTTAACTTTCATGTTGTACATTACTGTGGCATCACTGGGATACACTATTTTTGTTCTAAAACACCAGCGTAGTtggaagaaatttgaaaaaaaacattcgcGGTGTCTACTGATTTGCAGTTTTTgcatcttgtttttttttttttttttggcacaTTTAGGTATTCGAACAACTCCTTTCAATTCTTTCAGATTTCCTTGGTAAATGGCAAACACGTATCATTTTTCgctttttgtaaattttattgcGATACACAGTTTATAAAGACTAGCATTCAACTGACAAATGTAGttattaatgtaaaatattgttCTGATTTTTTCAAACACCGATAAATAacgcgagaaaaaaaatttccatcCGCACTCAGACATTGCTTTCTTCGAACCCACTATTATTTTTAAAGTATTCCTTGTCGTTATAACTAACCGATCTTGTATTATAAATTTAGTTAAATTACTAgtttaaataaaacaacatcatgtcaaaatgatcgaaaaggATCGAATTTAGGAGCCTCCGAGGAACTGGCCAATTGGTAATATGCTGAAACCcagaaaaaatgttttaggGTGAAACTTACTTTAAGTGTAATTGAAGAAAATTTAAGAACTGTTTTTAAAATATGTCATAACGAGGAAAATGTATGTTATATCCAAGATAACCCGAATCTGAGCTTTGACGGAATCAACAAAGTTCCACAGTTCTCCTATGGGAGCAGCCAAAAATTTATATCGTGAAACCTTTCAAACATGTACCCAGGGCATAATGGAGTTATTTTCAATAATGAACCACTTAAATAGAAAATAGCTACTTTAATAAAATAATACCTCATCAAAACACGTTGACGATAGTTCCTACGAAAAACGTTAAGGCGGAAGGATACTGGCTCAAAAGTAGTTTTTCTCTAAACTCCCACGCACAAAACAGGACGTCATTCGGGATAGAATACGGCACCACTTACTTTGTACTCGTCCGGCATATCACAGATGGTTTCATTCATAGCGGGTGAATATTGCGGTGAGGCGAAAAATATCACCGGTAGACTGATAAACACTCCAATCAGCGTCAATGCGCTTATCACTATCTTGGCACGCCGCACGGTGCACATCGTTTGCCGCTTCAGCGGATAAAGCACGGCAATAAAGCGCTCGACCGTGAAAGCCACCACAAACCACACCGACAGGAAGCTGCACAGGTTGCTGAAGAAGGTAAAAAACTGACAGTACATTTCCAGGGTGTAGATTTTGATATCAATCAAGTTTAACCAGGGCACGAACAAACCGAACAGATAACACGTATCACTTAGACCGAGGGCGGCCAGGTAGTATGAGGAGGATAACTTTTTGAGCTTCGTCTTAAAGAACACTAACACTGACAATACGTTGCCGATGCTACCAAATAGCACCAGTGCGGGAATGTAGTAGAAGTTGAGCACACTCAGCAGCTCTGCGTAGTACAGAAACGTCTGCTGGTCAATGTCGTAGTATTGATCTTTCGAGTTTGGTAGGATTTCCGGTTGGTAAGTTGTTTGATGAAACCACGATTCTTCAAGACTCCTTGACACTGCCACAGTCGTTGCTAAATAGGGCGAGTATGCGGTAGTTCTCAGAAATTCACTGCTGGTATTCGATTCAGTTAAACCACTTCCTAGCACTAACTCGTTCAACACTTCATCGCCACTGGCTGTGTAATGACTGCAATTCCCTTCAGGCGAAAGCACCATTTGCACATATAAACCATTTCCTTCCCAGGAGCTATCAACACTTGAATCATTCTGCATATTTGATGACGCACATCGTTTCACGTTTAAAAATTCGCAACGACAGCGAATTTAAATAGAAACTTTCTATCATCGAAAGACATATCCTCCCGAATATTAATTATCCTATTCAACACTCCTTAAGTCATACTGAAGCCATCAGCATCCACTTCTCCTATGCGCACTTCAGATGCGAGAAATAGATCGTAATCAGGGCATCAACCGACTTGATGTTCAACATTCTTACTGTCGTCTTCTTGATACCCTTTTGCTGCTTAATTCACAACTCGTTCACTTTATACTCCTACTTACGGAATTAAACATCCCGTGGTTGTAAATGGAAAAGAATACCTCCTGACATGGAGCTAAAGACCCACACAAGTTGGATCTTCCACCAGACGCACTACCGTTGTTATCCCTCTTCCAACGGACTAAACGGTTAACTAACGGTCGGTTGCAGAAAAACCACGCGACGGGGGATAAAATTCTCACCGAGACGGACTTCCCGTAGTGCCTCCTGGACGTACGATAACTAAACCATAACTGAACACAGTAGCGCCAGAATAGCATCTAAAGCATAGAATAGAAAACATTTAGGGGTGCTGTTCCCAACgaaatgtaaaattcattcaCGATCCTGACTATCCCCACCAAACCGGCCAGCAGGCACTCATGGTGGTTCACTCCGAGCCCGCGAAGTGTTCATTTTGTATATTGTCGCCACCAAGAAGCACGTTTGGATCCATACTAGGTAGGTACTAGCTCAACTGTTGAAGCTGAAAAATAGGTCTAGACGTTTCCCAGAATCCGCTTAACCACTGATTGAT carries:
- the LOC131689683 gene encoding cysteinyl leukotriene receptor 1-like; translated protein: MQNDSSVDSSWEGNGLYVQMVLSPEGNCSHYTASGDEVLNELVLGSGLTESNTSSEFLRTTAYSPYLATTVAVSRSLEESWFHQTTYQPEILPNSKDQYYDIDQQTFLYYAELLSVLNFYYIPALVLFGSIGNVLSVLVFFKTKLKKLSSSYYLAALGLSDTCYLFGLFVPWLNLIDIKIYTLEMYCQFFTFFSNLCSFLSVWFVVAFTVERFIAVLYPLKRQTMCTVRRAKIVISALTLIGVFISLPVIFFASPQYSPAMNETICDMPDEYKDQMTVFNYLDTILVFVVPFTVIVVLNTFTALTVWKFAGVRRTMTMPRSFGSNIRESRRQHHQLNNSLTNQLVLNGNIPIQQVHHYTRSRVANSQIKVTKMLLIVSTVFVCLNLPSYAVRVKIFLGTEHAHIMVLVQNCCHLFFMTNFGINFILYCVSGQNFRKAVFGMFRKRSTRQINQEQASGTQITEFVLRSGSKMRRNPTAINDPDTSWRDLTDYQITNFVK